Sequence from the Glycine soja cultivar W05 unplaced genomic scaffold, ASM419377v2 tig00105520_1_pilon, whole genome shotgun sequence genome:
TGATGGAACATTGACCAGAAATGGAAAACGATACtttattacttttattgatgactgctctgattatacatatgtatatcttatgaaaaataaaagtgaagtgcttgacatgtttaagttatatgtaacagaaattgaaaatcaattcaataagaaaattaagaaacttcGAAGTGATAGAGGCACAGAGTATGATTCCAGTttgtttaatgagttttataatttgcatgGAATCATACATGAGACGACTGCTTCATATTCACCTGAAATGAACGGTAAAGTTGaaagaaagaacataacttttaCAGAATTAGTTGTAGCTACTATGTTGAGTTCTAGTGCAACATCTTTTTAGTGGGGcgaaattttattaattgtttgttatgtgctaaatagaatccccaaatcaaaaagcaagACATCTCTCTATGagatattaaagaaaagacaacCAAATTTGTCTTATTTGAGAACTTGGGGATGTCTGGCCTATGTAAGGATCCCAAACCCCAAGAGGGTTAAACTTGCAAGTAGAGCCTATGAATGTGTGTTCATTGGTTATGCTATTAATAGCAAAGCGTATAGGTTTTATGACCTAAATGCAAAAGTGATCATAGAGTCAAATGATgctgatttttatgaaaataaatttctttttaaattaaggaATAGTGGGGGTACTTCATCCAGTTATCTTCCtgctattagtagtgaaaatcttgCACAACCTGAACCAGATATAGAGCCTCGAAGAGGTAAGAGAGCAAAAATTGCTAAAGATTATGGGCCCGATTATATGGCCTATACATTAGAGGAGGATCCATCAAACCTTCAAGAAGCTTTGTCTTCTTTGGATGCTGACTTGTGGCAAGAAGCCATTAATGATGAGATTGATTCTTTAGAATCTAACAAGACCTGACATTTAGTAGACTTGCCTCCTGGTTGCAAAccaattggttgtaaatggatcttgaaaaagaaactaaaacctgATGGTACTGTGGATAAATACAAGGCTCGCCTTGTAGCCTTGTAGCCAAGGGTTTTAGGCAAAGAGAGAATGTGGATTTCTTCAACACCTTTTCACCAGTTACTAGAATAACATTCGGGGTGCTAATATCTCTTATTGCTATTTACAGTCTAGGGGTacaccaaatggatgttaaaactgcttttttaaatggtgaattggaagaggaaatctATATGGAGCAACATGAAGGGTTTGGGattcatggacaagaagataaagtctgcaagttagataaatctttgtatggtctaaaacaagcacctaagcAGTGACATGAAAATTTTGATAACTTAATAGTCTCGAATGGGTTTAAGGTGAATGAAAGTGACAAATGCATTTACTACAAATctgtaaataatatttgcacTATAATATGTGTATATGTCAATGACCTTCTCATATTTGGTTCAAATATTCATGTAGTGAACGATGTGAAATCGTTGTTGTGtaacaactttgatatgaaagacctcggagaaacaagtgtaatccttggtattaagattactaggtcaaaagagggaatttctctggatcaatctcactacattgagaagatcttaaagaaatatgattACTTTGACTTTAAACCTGCTAGTACACCATATGATCCAAGTGTAAAACTGTTTAAGAACACTGGTGAAGGTATACGACAAACTGAGTACGCAAGTATCATTGGCAGCCTTAGGTATGCCACTGATTGTACTAGACCCGACATAGCCTATGTTGTGGGATTATTATGCAGGTTTACCAGTAGACCTAGTATGGAGCACTGGCACACTATTGAAAGGGTAATGAGGTAccttaaaagaaccataaaccttggattacattataaaaggttTCCCACTGTACTTGAAGGATATAGCGATGCAGATTGGAACACTCTTTCATATGATTCCAAAGCAACCAACGACTATATATTTAGCATAACTGGTGGGGCTGTTTCTTGGAAGTCAAAGAAACAAACTATCTTAGCTCAGTCCACTATGGAATATGAGATGATAGCACTAGCAACTACTAGTGAGGAAGCAAGTTGGCTAAGAAGCTTACTTGCAGAGATTCTGTTATGGGAAAGACCGATACCAGTTGTGTTGATCCATTGCGATAATACCGCGGCTATTGCAAAAATTGAGAACCATTATTACAATGGTAAGAAACGACAGATACGTCGTAAGCACAACATTGTTAGAGAATTACTCTCAACAGGAGCTGTTAGAGTGGATCACGTACGCACTGATGATAATTTAGCAGATCCTTTGACGAAAAGATTAGCTAGAGAGAAAGTCCATAACACTTCTAAAAGAATGGGACTATTGCCCTTACTGCGATGATCATTCATGATGGTAAACCGACCTAAATGATTGGAGATCCTAAAAACTAGGTTCAATGGATAATAACAAGTTATgaagtgatatgagatgaacatgttgttataagtgaaagcaacatgattcctgaagtaacaagaggatgagttatgaaaaaaaaaattcgtaattcttaatgagatctatactctatgttgagtggagtacctaggctacatgagtactcttgatagactcacctatgtgaatgttgaagtgggggccgcttcatatgaaattttgggcaaaaatttcTAGAGCGTTTACTATATTGGGATAGACATGCATGACCTTTAACGCACGGGCTTTATAGAATACACCTATGAAAAGGTTGTGTGTGGTTTGATGTCGGAGATAAAGTTCAAGACTTCAAGTCACTCTAGTAAAATCTAAATTTTACTCACTATGCAAAGGTTCAAGTTGTATGATACCTTTGTTTAtgcacaattttatgaaatcctcgaaaatcttcttttcaaatttcaagtgggggattgttagaacaaaggagaatgtggatgaaagtttgaaaaaaaaaaggcttcaagtcccacatcgctctgcataaacacttgaatagtgtttcactccctatatatagagagctcatttattcttttttccttgtcccagttgagaagcatttcctcaacttttctttctccctcccatatttcagccgatgcatttccggcaaacttctctatctttctttctttcgctctaaaatttcggttggctataagagtgactttttaagtcatatttttcggttggctataatagtgacttttcaagtcatatttttcagttggttataagagtgactttttaagtcatatttttggttGACTATAATAGTggcttttcaagtcatatttttagatggctttagagtgacttttcaagtcatacaagagggtgtaattctagaaaggttccctcagtgcagtggAAATCTTATACAATGATCTGGGTTGTTTTATCCCAgggacttcgtggttgatagtttgcttgcacaatttttgaCAATGtcacgaaacgtcttaaagaaagccACATTGTTCACGACtcagccagtaattttttcggtttgccataaactattgttacaacaGCATACATGTCTAGTTTAGTGAGGTTGTAGGCATGAAAAACAAGGCGAGAAGTGGAGTCATCATCCATCTTCCAACCGGCAAAGCTGAGATTGTGTCTCCGAGCAAGAGACTCCTTCACCCCTTGTTTCCATTTCTTGCAAACACCACTTGCCCTTGTTGCAAACACCGCATCCACATGAAAAGATTGGTGAATGAATTATACATTAAAACAATGAAATGAAACACTCATATATGCTTAGTGCTTACTGTGCCAAATCAGTGAAGGAAGTGAACAGAACAAAAATATGAGCCAACAGGTCAATTGGCAAGCGATCAATCTCTACCTCAACATCCATAACTAAGGTTTGGCTACTCAAACCAATAGACCTTCACCTCAAAGATCAAACCTTTAACTCTTCCTACTTCTGTTCTGTTCTGATGGAAAGCCaagtaatataattaataatacacACACCCGAACAAGCCAAGTGAAAAACTGTCCTCGTGTTTTCGTCATCATTTGAATTGCCACGTCCTTCCTATTTGTGTTtacccacttttttttcttccttttattaGTTACTAAACGCCGGCGTACAACTCTTTTGTTGTCCATTATGGGATAATTTTACCTTCACTTAGAAATTAGATTATCtctcttaaaatatattatactaccacaaaaaatatacaaacaaGTTATGCAATATGTTGCTAAATAATTATACATTCAGATTCTCTTTCTGTTTAATTGTGGATCCTATATGTCTGAGTGGATAAGTGTATTATGGTTTCTATCAATCCCTCTTTTTCGCAATATCATATTATATAGTATTGATTTTAGTACATGACTAAATAATTAGAATCTTTTAATACATGATTAAATAATTGGAATTTGGAAATGATAATGAGTTGTGTAAcacttcatttttataaaataaattaataaagacTTTAGAGTTTTAgcaaaataatgagattttttaattaaataaataaaaagaaataattttattaattaaaataaagatttaaggtgaataaaataaatatatgttcgtagaaaataaaaaatatataaatattttatttatttatttgatagacactaaaatagagtttatttttataaaataaaaatcaaatagaataaataataaagtgagTACATATGGAGACATAtatattagattattttttaaatttctttgtgctttttcttcatctCAATTCCCTTTTTCCTCTCTCAAAATTCATTCTTTTTcctatatatattcaaatttgtctcagtaaaattattatcttgGACTCATCAATCGTTGGATCGTATTGAAATTTATATACcatgttcaaaattaattttcacacATCTCCACCActgggatttgtgaaataatttcTTTGGTGAGAGAAATATACCTCGCACggagttcattttttttccgcATACACCCAAATTAGccccagtaaaactatgatcttgAAAttattaaccgttggatcattgtgaaatttgaataccAGGTTGAGAACTTATTATTTCACATGCCAATCGTTGAGATTtgggaaataatatatttagtgAAAGAAATGTCTCTCGCACAGATACAGTAAAATGGAGACTCCAATCCCTTCTCATTTTCTCTAACGCTTAGAAACGCTAGTAGAACaactataagaaaaatttgagaaatcTTAGGGAACTGCTAGAGATTTCACTATCACTTCTagactacacacgtgagcccgctaaGAGGTAAGTGATGAAATTATCGCAATTGTGGTTAGAGTAAACATGTGTATgcatccttagaggattaaattagaatttattttgggatgtttattgtattgtaattcttcgtgtatgattataattacgagattgttgtgtttgacggATTAATTGATATcctgatgcgaattggttgataaaattgagtacTCTCAGTGTTTTCGTGTTGTTGAcatatgattttgatatgattatatgaaattatttgagaGGTTTTACTTTCCATGTTGTGAGAAGCatttttgttttatgtgttTGTGTTTTGGATAAAATTTACTAGATTAACGTGATAATTGTTATATTTGAATCataaaattgtgattgaaattgtgtgtgtaagtgataaattgtGAGATAATATGTTGCTTTCAgattataaaattgttattgagattgagtataagtgtaaagttaaACATGCGTTAGtttgtgagatacacgtaaaagtgtgatggtggattgcgacattgtgagatgttaaattgtgaacATGGGATTTGGTtggttaatacttgatgtgacaatacttgtgttgtgagttgtgaattatacaataactcgactattatttaccttgagaaaaatatttatgcgCGAAGTGTTTAAAGGAAAGTATAGGATTCAAAGTTAGAAACATGAAGTGTTATTGAAAAGCACTGGCCTACGTTGTTTGAATTAagcttttacttttaaaatgttGAAAGTAGTTCTAGAGATATATAAGTATGTATGTGTTAAGAGTGAAATTTGTGTCCAATAGATATAtttgaagaaggaaacaatttttcctttGAAGACCTCTTGTCCTCCTCGTAGGCTTTTCATCAAGGGTTTGTGTGTTAAACTACTATCaatatcaaagatcaatcattggaataaattataaacaacaAGGTCATGAGTTTTGATAATATGGACTCCAATGATAATcctaataatattttgataatagttctaataaaaatttcgatagtaattttaataataataagaactaGGGATTgaaatagtaaaattattttagaagaaatGAAAATTGGAAAAAGTAAGATTTTGAGAAGAAATAAAGATcgtaaaaagtaaaagaatttagagaaaaataaaaactaaaattgaaatgtTGGATGAAAATATTATCGATCTCAACTCTTGAATTCCTAAACTCGTCTGGACCAATATGAGTATTACATATTTCATcccttattataataattagtgaaAACACAAGTGTTGCCCTATCGGCGTGTCCGCATCTTTATCTTGCTATTGTGATTTCATgtactaaaattaataaatatatatgtcaatagataatagaaaaaatatataaaaataattcaaaggagtttgaaaaaaataattaatttcatatactctgaaattaatatatttttgtaatttatcaattatgtgttgaattgtatattaattttgttattatgctattgtgtctcgtgtcttgagtgggtttaaaattcatattttataatttataagagtaattttgttattattttagatttttaatatgttatcaattatttggttttagttttaataaatatatatgtcaatagatattagaaaaatatataaaaataattcaaaggagtttgaaaaaattagaaatttatcttagaaaaaaaatgaaaagacagataaatttttgttgttgactTATATTTATCCCTCCATAGAATctgaataagaaaaataaaatactatgtTAAGAGTTGattattttagaagaaaacaatgaaaataactAAAGGCACGCctgaacaagaaaaataaaatactgtTATACGATGAGGACAGGTGTACGATGAAACAGCGCAATAATCAGGAAACGTGCGCGGCAAGCATCCTTAACTATACCTGCTTCCCGCCAATTTTACTTTAGATAATTCACTGGTGTTATCTTTAAAAGAGAGAAGCGCCAATCGATCAATGCATCATTCATCGATCACACAGTTTTCGTAACACAACCATGTCGTCGTCGTCCATGAAGAAGAATTGGGTTCGCGGAGAGTCTCTTGGTAGTGGCAGCGCCGCCACCGTCAACATAGCCATACCAACAAACCCTTCCACGCACAATTTTCCTTCACCCACCGCCGTCAAATCCTCCCTTTTCCTAACCTCGTATTCGCTCAAAACCGAGAAGGACGTCCTCGACATTCTTGGACCTTCCCCAAACATCATTAAATGTTACGGCAACGATTGCACCGTCGAAAACGGCAAGAGATACTACAACGTTTTTCTCGAATACGCCGCGGGCGGTTCCCTCGCCGATCAACTCAAAAAGTACGGCGGGAGGTTCCCGGAGGCTTGCGCTCGACAATGCACAAAATCCATCTTGGAGGGTCTGAAGCACATTCACTCCAAGGGCTACGTCCACTGCGATGTGAAGCCTCAGAACATTCTTGTCTTCGACAATGGTGTTGTTAAGATCGCGGATTTGGGGCTGGCCAAGAGGAGAGGGGAGATAAATAGAGAGTACGTGTGCAGGGGCACGCCGATGTATATGTCACCGGAATCGCTGACCGATAACGTGTACGAGTCGCCGGTAGATATATGGGCTTTGGGCTGCACCATCGTGGAGATGATCACAGGAGAACACGCGTGGTACGTTGGAAGCTGCGAGAATACTTGGACGTTGATGAATCGAATTGGGATAGGAGAAGAATTGCCCAAGATTCCACAAGAGTTATCACAACAAGGGAAGGATTTTCTTGGCAAGTGTCTTGTTAAGGATCCAAACAAGAGGTGGACTGCTCACATGCTTTTGAATCACCCTTTCATCAAGAACCCATTGCCCCAGCCGTTACCAAGTATGGATCACATTCCATCCCcttctttaatttgtttttgtatttcATTAGGTCTGAATTCAGTAGGAATCTTTTTAtatcaatgttttaaatttccTTCATTTTGTTTGGAAtcatctattatttttcttgaatattaatcatgttttaatttcttgaaattGTTGGTATatctaaaatagtttttaa
This genomic interval carries:
- the LOC114404649 gene encoding mitogen-activated protein kinase kinase kinase 18-like yields the protein MSSSSMKKNWVRGESLGSGSAATVNIAIPTNPSTHNFPSPTAVKSSLFLTSYSLKTEKDVLDILGPSPNIIKCYGNDCTVENGKRYYNVFLEYAAGGSLADQLKKYGGRFPEACARQCTKSILEGLKHIHSKGYVHCDVKPQNILVFDNGVVKIADLGLAKRRGEINREYVCRGTPMYMSPESLTDNVYESPVDIWALGCTIVEMITGEHAWYVGSCENTWTLMNRIGIGEELPKIPQELSQQGKDFLGKCLVKDPNKRWTAHMLLNHPFIKNPLPQPLPRKTDRPACMPKGIPCTHQAKMGEGKDFLDKCPGKDPKKGLTAEMPLNHPFMHTKRCSVKRVQKLEAELNKLESEAELSGLKINFAKSRFGAFGISDQWKHDAAKYLNCSCLTLLFVYLGIPIGAINATKCFLREVQGQSIQQQQIDIWEWIGDSSGIYTTRSAYNLIWEEIAGGQKED